The DNA sequence GCGAAGTGCACACACTAAAAATCAACACAAAGTTGCGCGCAAAAAGGGGAGGAGTCAACTCCAAGTTCAAGCATGGTCCGGGCTTCAGCGGCTTAACGCGAGCTCGAAGTATCGGCTCGCTTGCCGCTAGGGCGCTTGACAAGCAAGCGTAAAGCGATGTCATGGTTATCCGCCGTTTAGATGGCAGGAGGCGTCTGGCAGGTTCGCGTATGCGTCGGCCCAGTCGTCGTTGGCCACGAGACACTGAATTACCGAAGGTAATGGGTCCACAAATATACCGGGCACGTCGTATTCTTGCGGGTGTGTTAGCGTGAAAGCCAGTTTTTCGTTCGGCGGGTCGAATTGGGCGTCAATGTTGTCACGGTTGCCACGCGGGTCAAGGCGATACCAACCGCAATCAGGCAGAAATACGGCGTTTAGTCCGTGGAGGCAGAATGATGTGGCGTCAGCGTTCATGGCGATGCGTTGATAGCAGAGCCCGGTCGGGATGTTGTTCGCGCGGAGTATCGCGGCAAGCAAGTGGCTTTTCGCGTAGCAATAGCCAACACGTTCACGGAGGACATCAGAGGCGCGGTAAGTAACCGGGCCGATTTTGCAGTCCGAACTATGACGAACCTCGTCGCGAACGAAGGCAAACGCTTTGCGAACAGTCTCAATCGGGCTTCGCGAAATAAGCATTGACGCGTGCGCGGCAATGTCGGGATGGCGTGAGTCGATCACGTCGCATGGCGAGAGAAAGTCTGATGGATTGGGTGAGGACGTCATGTCGCGAGGGGGAAGGCCAGTCGGATAACGTTGGGGTTAACGGGGTCGGCCAAAAAAACG is a window from the Novipirellula aureliae genome containing:
- a CDS encoding transglutaminase-like domain-containing protein translates to MIDSRHPDIAAHASMLISRSPIETVRKAFAFVRDEVRHSSDCKIGPVTYRASDVLRERVGYCYAKSHLLAAILRANNIPTGLCYQRIAMNADATSFCLHGLNAVFLPDCGWYRLDPRGNRDNIDAQFDPPNEKLAFTLTHPQEYDVPGIFVDPLPSVIQCLVANDDWADAYANLPDASCHLNGG